From Pseudomonas vanderleydeniana, the proteins below share one genomic window:
- a CDS encoding lactate/malate family dehydrogenase, which produces MIVQRPRDSVGRVCVIGGTGAVGQSLIPLLSQSKHWQTTYYAANDHQHCRLLASFQDHLTNALTVSNAVDSILDADTVILLAGERTSSGGSKDGLFEANRSIAHQYLPYLNGKNLLVVSNPCTRLARHLQQRLDAFVVGVGVQNDYNRIRYQCPTVEFIIGAHNLNELQLFDKQSRCLFDGFSNHATYQTTRSLQDELIGRGENAALRAQLTRPDILRWWRLQRFHTLANTSAHACARAVAQWLDTFASNLDELIHGEVMVQPQGRPAVFLGVPLKSGKLYCPTEIVEHFLDQNKGYVDRYAS; this is translated from the coding sequence ATGATCGTACAAAGACCAAGGGACTCGGTCGGGCGCGTTTGTGTCATTGGTGGTACCGGTGCCGTAGGCCAATCGCTGATCCCCCTGCTTTCACAGAGCAAGCACTGGCAAACCACCTACTATGCGGCCAATGACCACCAGCACTGCCGTCTTCTGGCCAGTTTTCAGGACCACCTGACCAACGCGTTGACCGTGAGCAATGCCGTCGACTCCATTCTGGACGCCGATACTGTGATCCTGCTGGCTGGAGAACGGACATCGAGCGGTGGCAGCAAGGATGGCTTGTTCGAAGCCAACCGGTCGATCGCCCACCAGTACCTGCCTTATCTCAACGGCAAGAACCTGCTGGTCGTCAGCAACCCCTGCACGCGCCTGGCCCGCCACCTCCAACAACGACTGGATGCCTTCGTCGTGGGTGTCGGCGTCCAGAACGACTACAACCGGATCCGTTATCAATGTCCGACGGTCGAATTCATCATCGGCGCCCACAACCTCAACGAACTGCAGTTGTTCGACAAACAGTCACGATGCCTTTTCGACGGTTTCTCCAACCATGCGACCTACCAGACGACCAGGTCTCTACAGGATGAACTGATTGGACGCGGTGAGAACGCCGCGTTACGCGCGCAACTAACCCGGCCGGACATACTGCGCTGGTGGCGACTCCAGCGCTTTCATACGTTGGCCAACACCAGCGCACACGCCTGCGCCCGTGCAGTTGCGCAATGGCTGGATACCTTCGCCAGCAACCTCGACGAACTGATTCATGGCGAGGTCATGGTACAGCCCCAAGGCCGCCCAGCGGTTTTTCTGGGCGTGCCGTTGAAAAGTGGAAAGCTCTACTGCCCCACCGAAATCGTGGAGCACTTTCTTGATCAAAACAAAGGATATGTCGACCGCTATGCCAGCTAA
- a CDS encoding sulfotransferase family protein, which produces MRFDAVIIIGPCRSGTTFVFNALASPSYTGLFQPIKHGIRSALAAEPPKLSLKEFAGEPVVIKEAFGPYDLEEVTFDPIEKVLDTLKPRRPLLISVMRSPEQCLSSWQRSFFANGEGPVPEVFNGAYMNTVQLREKHHAWLESADLILDDAAGFPITLTRIQKSLGIEAIGPAYARSIKVRDPQAFEVSGLLNKAMSGRHYNRALAHMHPQADLGESFHPARSSFEHLLRTAKPTISRANLSSASKIDALSLHAN; this is translated from the coding sequence ATGCGCTTTGATGCAGTCATCATCATCGGGCCTTGCCGAAGTGGCACCACCTTCGTGTTCAACGCCTTGGCGAGCCCCTCCTATACAGGGCTGTTCCAGCCGATAAAACATGGCATCCGCTCGGCCCTCGCGGCAGAGCCACCCAAGCTTAGCCTGAAAGAATTTGCAGGAGAGCCAGTAGTCATCAAGGAAGCCTTCGGTCCCTACGACCTTGAGGAAGTAACGTTCGACCCGATTGAGAAAGTACTGGATACCCTCAAACCGCGCCGCCCGCTGTTGATCAGTGTCATGAGAAGCCCGGAACAGTGTCTCTCCTCCTGGCAGCGATCATTTTTTGCCAACGGTGAAGGCCCTGTTCCCGAGGTGTTCAACGGGGCCTACATGAATACGGTGCAGCTTCGGGAGAAACATCATGCCTGGCTCGAAAGCGCGGACCTCATTCTGGACGACGCAGCCGGGTTCCCCATCACGCTGACCCGGATTCAAAAGAGTCTGGGCATTGAGGCCATTGGCCCGGCCTATGCGCGCAGCATCAAGGTACGAGACCCCCAGGCCTTTGAAGTGAGCGGGCTGCTGAACAAGGCCATGAGTGGTCGCCACTACAACCGGGCACTGGCGCACATGCATCCCCAGGCCGACCTGGGGGAATCGTTCCATCCGGCGCGAAGCAGTTTTGAACACCTGCTGCGTACGGCAAAGCCCACGATCAGCAGGGCAAACCTATCGTCAGCTTCCAAGATCGATGCTCTTTCGCTCCACGCAAACTGA
- the cysC gene encoding adenylyl-sulfate kinase — protein MTSLKSNQPTCTPPAGTIKPRTLWFTGLSGAGKSTLSLALQRQLAERLPITVLDGDELRQNLCADLGFSEADRTENIRRIAQVARLMNKCGLTVLVATISPQHSMRSLARDIIGAEHFTEVYLSTPLDICEARDPKGLYQRARSGRLQSFTGIDAPYEPPVAADLTIETEQEDMKHSLARLARHLLAGEA, from the coding sequence GTGACCTCCTTGAAGTCAAACCAGCCCACATGCACACCGCCCGCTGGCACCATCAAGCCTCGCACACTGTGGTTTACCGGTCTCAGTGGCGCGGGAAAGTCAACCTTGAGCCTGGCGTTGCAACGCCAACTGGCTGAGCGCTTGCCTATCACCGTCCTGGACGGTGATGAGCTGCGCCAGAACCTGTGTGCAGACCTCGGTTTCAGCGAAGCGGATCGAACGGAGAATATTCGACGGATTGCGCAGGTCGCCCGGCTGATGAACAAGTGCGGCCTGACCGTCTTGGTCGCCACCATCTCTCCACAACACAGCATGAGAAGCCTGGCAAGAGACATCATCGGAGCGGAGCACTTCACCGAGGTTTATCTGAGCACGCCTCTGGATATCTGCGAGGCCCGTGACCCCAAAGGTCTTTACCAACGGGCCCGTTCAGGCAGGCTCCAAAGTTTCACGGGCATTGATGCACCTTACGAGCCGCCAGTAGCAGCAGACCTGACGATAGAGACCGAACAAGAGGACATGAAACACTCATTGGCCAGGCTGGCACGACACCTCCTGGCAGGAGAGGCCTGA
- a CDS encoding MFS transporter: MLAIGLLLSQCVVVANLLILGSVIDDLAQDMHLSAMMLASVLSTFPASAIIGNLALLQFARALHPGRAFLTGHLLVMLGTLWLANAESLPSLLASRILVGLAMPLIGSNLYPLMCSFRQPFREKIAGLVASTGSLTTLSVVPLSLMLSEQFGWRTAIWVQGLLCTLALLLVLLSVRRIGALAPSQPGPGVKPDQTFTTMNLWRIGQFLALSLAFLSLSIGLPNILSGTVGTGMASAVLFSGGLAALGGGLCLSAFEKTRRLSPGFLHMACLASVLILCLESSTFSLLTVGWMGYCAFRQILSTQLLLQATEQCPPPSRSQLNAAFNLAFQLASAVAGSAAPFLMYSSNPLRSIVFFAGSALALAFVMDRYRSARYDPGK; the protein is encoded by the coding sequence GTGCTTGCGATTGGCTTGCTGCTGTCACAATGCGTGGTCGTGGCCAATCTGCTGATCCTCGGCTCTGTCATTGACGACCTCGCTCAGGACATGCACCTGTCGGCCATGATGCTTGCGAGTGTGCTAAGCACGTTTCCAGCGTCGGCAATAATAGGCAACCTGGCGTTGTTGCAGTTCGCCCGGGCCCTGCATCCTGGCAGGGCTTTCCTGACTGGCCACCTGCTGGTGATGCTCGGCACCCTCTGGCTTGCAAACGCAGAATCGCTCCCCTCCTTGCTGGCGTCGCGCATACTGGTCGGTTTGGCGATGCCGTTGATCGGCTCAAACCTCTACCCACTGATGTGTTCCTTCAGACAGCCCTTTCGGGAGAAAATCGCAGGGTTGGTGGCCAGCACCGGGTCGCTGACCACATTGTCGGTCGTACCACTGTCCTTGATGCTGAGCGAACAGTTCGGATGGCGCACTGCAATATGGGTACAGGGACTGCTCTGCACCCTGGCGCTCTTGCTGGTATTGCTGTCGGTCCGGCGGATAGGCGCCCTCGCACCGTCTCAGCCAGGCCCCGGGGTGAAACCGGACCAGACATTCACAACCATGAACCTATGGCGTATCGGGCAATTTCTCGCCCTGTCGCTGGCATTCCTCTCACTCAGTATCGGTCTGCCAAACATTCTGTCGGGCACTGTCGGGACAGGGATGGCTTCAGCAGTTCTCTTCTCTGGCGGTTTGGCAGCGTTGGGCGGCGGCCTTTGCCTGAGCGCCTTCGAAAAAACACGGCGCCTCTCACCGGGCTTCCTACATATGGCTTGCCTGGCCAGCGTCCTCATTCTGTGCCTGGAAAGCAGCACGTTCAGTCTCCTGACTGTCGGGTGGATGGGATACTGTGCATTCCGGCAGATCCTGTCGACTCAGCTCTTGCTACAGGCCACCGAACAGTGCCCTCCCCCAAGTCGCAGCCAACTCAATGCCGCATTCAACCTGGCGTTCCAACTTGCCTCGGCGGTCGCCGGCAGTGCTGCACCTTTTCTGATGTACTCAAGCAACCCGCTTCGATCCATCGTGTTTTTCGCTGGCAGCGCGCTGGCACTGGCGTTTGTGATGGACAGATATCGCAGCGCCAGATACGACCCGGGCAAGTAA